The sequence CGCACTCTCCCGCTTTTCCGGCCAGGCGCCACCAGCCGGCGTCAATGGCCCGCAAAAGATCCATTACGGTCGGTACCCGCGGACGCGCGGCCGGGCCGGCGGCGGGCAACTTCGGGGTGCGGCGGGTGCCGGGCCCGGCCGACTGCGGGCGGTTCCGGGGTGCGGCACGTGGGCGGCGGATGGGCGGAGAATGGGACGCATGAGCGAGATGCCCGAGCCGGCCGGTGCCGGCACGCTGAGCGGTGCCGCGTTCTTCCGGCCCGTACGGGCCGGCAACGCGTTCGAGGAGACCGTCGAGCGGCTGCTCCAGGTGATCAAGCTGGGGGTGGTCGCGCAGGGCGAACGGCTGCCGCCGCAAAGGGAGTTGGCGGAGCGCTTCAACGTCAGCCGGGTGACCCTGCGCGAGGCGCTGGGCTCGCTGGAGCAGGCCGGTTACGTGGAGTCGCGGCGCGGCCGTACCGGCGGGACCTTCGTCCTGCACCGGGCCGGCGGCCAGGACGGCCCGGGGCCGGGGCGGATGGCCGAGCGCGCGCCGGACGAGCTGGAGGACACCCTCGCCTACCGCCAGGCGCTGGAGATCGGCGCGGCCGAACTCGCCGCCGGCCGCACGCTCAGCCCCGAGGAGCGCCGCCACCTGGACAACCGGCTGCGGGACACGCACAGTTGCGACCCGGTCGACTACCGGCAGATGGACTCGCGCTTCCACCTGGCGATCGCCGAGCTGAGCGGTTCACGGTCGCTGGCCGCGAGCATCGCCGACACCCGGATGCGGCTCAACGACCTGCTCAACGCGATCCCGCTGCTGGAGCGGAACATCGAGCACTCCCAGGCCCAGCACGCCCGGATCGTGGCGGCGATACTCGGCGGCGACCCGGCCACGGCCCGCCGGGCGGCCGAGGAGCACCTGGCCGCCACCGCGTCGCTGCTGCGCGGCTTCCTCGGCTGAGAGCGTCCCGGCCGTTCAACACCCGGCGCGGACAAGGCTCTTGACGGCGTACCTGGCGGAGTGAGACGGTCTCCCACCTAATGGACCAGCTTCATTCCATTGACCAGCTCGGGAGATGCCCCGGCCGCACCCGCGGTGCTCCGACCACGCCAACCTCCCCAGAAGGTGCCCATGTCTGTTCCCCGCCCACCAGACGACACCGACGCCTCCCCCACACCCTCCGACGCCGCCGTCCCCGCGCCCTCCGACATTCCCGCGCCCCGCGACGCGACCCCCTCCTCCGACGAGCAGCGGCTGCGCGAACTCGGCTACGTCCAGGAGCTGGCCCGCTCCATGTCGGGCTTCTCCAACTTCGCCGTCTCCTTCTCCATCGTCTCGATCCTCTCCGGCTGCCTGACCCTGTACGGCTTCGGCATGAACACCGGCGGCCCCGCGCTCATCACCTGGGGCTGGCCGGTCGTCGGGCTGATGACCCTGTGCGTGGGCCTGTCCATGGCCGAGATCTGCTCCAGCTACCCGACCGCCGGTGGCCTGTACTACTGGGCGGCGAAGCTGGCCCCCTCCCGGGCACCGGCGTGGAGCTGGTTCACCGGCTGGTTCAACTTCCTCGGCCAGGTCGCGGTCACCGCGGGCATCGACTACGGCGCCGCCACCTTCCTCAACGCCCTGCTGGACCTCCAGTTCGGCCTGTCGGCCACGCCCGCCCACACCGTGGAGATCTTCGCGGTGATCCTCGTGGCGCACGGCCTGCTCAACACCCTGGGCGTGCGGCTGGTCGCGCTCTTCAACGACGTCAGCGTCTGGTGGCACCTGCTCGGCGTGCTGATCATCGTCGGCGTGCTGGTGTTCGTGCCCGACCACCACTCCTCCGCGTCCTTCGTCTTCGGCAAGTTCGTCAACGACACCGGCTTCCACAGCCCGTTCTACGTCGCGATGCTCGGCCTGCTGCTGGCGCAGTACACCCTCACCGGCTACGACGCCTCCGCGCACATGACCGAGGAGACCCACGACGCCGCCCGCTCCGGCCCGCGCGGCATCGTCAACGCGATCGTGGTCTCGCTGGTGGCCGGCTGGGTCCTGCTGCTCGGCCTCACCTTCGCCATCCAGGACTACGACGGCGAGCGGACCAGCGGCAGCGGGGTGCCGCCGGCCCAGATCTTCATCGACGCCATCGGGCACACCGGCGCCAAGCTCCTGCTGCTGATCGTGATCGGCGCCCAGTTCTTCTGCGGGATGGCCTCGGTCACCGCCAACTCCCGGATGATCTACGCGTTCTCGCGGGACGGCGCGCTGCCCGGGTCGCGGCTGTGGCACCGGATCAACCCGCGCACCCAGACGCCGACCAGCGCCGTGTGGCTGGCCGCGGGCGGGGCGTTCCTACTCGGCCTGCCGGCGCTGTGGAACTCCACCGCCTACGCCGCGGTCACCTCGGTCTCGGTGATCGGCCTCTACATCGCCTACGTCATCCCGGTGTACCTCCGGCTCCGGCAGGGCGACACGTTCGTGCGCGGGCCGTGGCATCTGGGGCGCTGGAGCCGTCCGATCGGTACCGTGGCGGTGGGCTGGACGGCACTGATCACCGTGCTGTTCATGCTTCCCACCGTCAGCCCGATCACCGCCCTCAGCTTCAACTACACCCCGGTCGCGGTGGCCGTCGTGCTGGGCTTCGCGGGGGTGTGGTGGCTGGTCTCGGCCCGGCGCTGGTTCACCGGCCCCCGGGTGCAGAGCAGCCTCCAGGAGTCCGACCTCGTCGCAAGCGATGTGGAGAAAAGTTGAGCAGCGTCCGCCTCACCTTCGACGAACTGCGCGAGCGCGTCGCGGCCGGCGCCGTCGACACCGTCGTGCTGGCGATGACCGACATGCAGGGCCGCCTCCAGGGCAAGCGCGTCGCCGCCGACTTCTTCCTGTCCGACGTGGTGCCGAACGCGGCGGACGGCTGCGGCTACCTGCTGGCCGTCGACGTCGACATGAACACCGTCGACGGCTACGCCCTCTCCTCCTGGGAGGGCGGCTACGGCGACCTCGTGCTCGCGCCGGACCTCGACACCCTGCGGATGGTGCCCTGGCACCCGGCGACCGCCATGGTCCAGTGCGACGTCACCCACCACGACGGCACCGCGGTCGGCGTCTCGCCCCGGCAGGTGCTGCGCCGCCAGCTCGACCGCCTCGCCGAGCACGGCTGGCACGCCTACGCGGGCACGGAACTGGAGTTCATCGCCTTCCGCGACACCTACGAGCAGGCGTGGGATCGCGACTACCACCGGCTGACCCCGGTCAACCAGTACAACGTCGACTACTCCATCCTCGGCACCTCCCGGATCGAGCCGCTGCTGCGCCGTATCCGCAACGGGATGGCCGGCGCGGGCCTGACCGTCGAGTCGGCGAAGGGCGAGTGCAACCCCGGGCAGCACGAGATCGCCTTCAAGTACGGCCCGGCGCTTGCGACTTGCGACGACCACGCGGTGTACAAGACCGGGGCGAAGGAGATCGCCGCGCAGGACGGCGTGAGCCTCACCTTCATGGCCAAGTACGACGAGCGGGAGGGCAACTCCTGCCACATCCACCTGAGCCTGCGCGACGACGAGGGCCGGCCGGTGCTGGCGGGCGAGCGCCCGCACGGCTTCTCGACGGTGATGGAGCACTTCCTGGCCGGACAGCTCGCCTGCCTGGCCGACTTCGCGCTGCTGCTCGCGCCGAACGTCAACTCCTACAAGCGCTACGTCGAGGGCAGTTTCGCGCCCACCGCGATCGCCTGGGGCCGCGACAACCGCACCTGCGCGCTGCGGGTGGTCGGCCACGGGTCGTCGCTGCGGTTCGAGAACCGGGTGCCGGGCGGGGACGTCAACCCGTATCTGGCGGTGGCCGCGCTCGTCGCGGCCGGGCTGTACGGCGTCGAGCACGAGCTGCCGCTGGAACCGGAGTTCACCGGCAACGCGTACGCCTCCGCAGCTCCGCGGGTCCCGGCCACCCTGCGCGACGCGGTCGACGCCTTCGAGCGCAGTGAGCGCGCCGAGTCGGCCTTCGGCCCGGACGTGGTCGGCCACTACGTACACGCCGGCCGCACCGAACTGGCCGCCTTCGACCGGGCGGTGACCGACTGGGAGCGGCGCCGCGGATTCGAGCGGCTGTGACCCGCTGCCCCCGCCGCCCGCTGATCGGCATCACCGGCTACCTGGACGACGCCGCCTGGGGCGTCTGGCGGCAGCCCGCCGCCCTCGTCCCGCACACCTACGTCGAGTCCGTCACCCGCGCGGGCGGCACCGCGGTCGTGCTGCCGCCGCAGACCGACGGCGCCGGCGACGTGCTCGACCGGATCGACGGGCTGCTGCTCGCGGGCGGGCCCGACGTGGACCCGGCGCGGTACGGCGCGGCGCCGCACCCGCGCACGGGTTCACCGCACGAGGCTCGCGACGCCTGGGAGTTCGGCCTGCTGGCCGGCGCGCTCGACCGGGACCTGCCGGTGCTCGCGGTGTGCCGCGGGATGCAGGTGCTCAACGTCGCGCTCGGCGGCGCGCTGGTCCAGCACCTGCCGGACCGGGTCGGCGACAGCGCGCACCAGCCGGCCCCGGCGACGTTCGGGCGGCGGACGGTACGCACCCGGCCGGGCAGCTTCCTGCACGGCGTCCTCGGCGCGACGGCCGAGGTGTCCTGCTACCACCACCAGGCGGTCGGCGCCCTCGGTGCGGGGCTGCTGCCCGCGGCCTGGAGCGAGGACGAGACCGTCGAGGCACTCGAACGGCCCGGCGGCGGGTTCACCGTCGGCGTCCAGTGGCACCCGGAGGCGGACGCGGCCGACCCGCGCCTGTTCACCGCGTTCGTGGCGGCGGTCCGGGGAGTCCGGGGAAGCGCGCCATGACGCCGGCCGCTCGGGCGTACGGTCCGGCCGGTCGTCCCGCCGGCTCCGGGCACCGGGCCCGGACCCGCACGCCTCGCCGT comes from Streptomyces sp. NBC_00448 and encodes:
- a CDS encoding glutamine synthetase family protein, which translates into the protein MSSVRLTFDELRERVAAGAVDTVVLAMTDMQGRLQGKRVAADFFLSDVVPNAADGCGYLLAVDVDMNTVDGYALSSWEGGYGDLVLAPDLDTLRMVPWHPATAMVQCDVTHHDGTAVGVSPRQVLRRQLDRLAEHGWHAYAGTELEFIAFRDTYEQAWDRDYHRLTPVNQYNVDYSILGTSRIEPLLRRIRNGMAGAGLTVESAKGECNPGQHEIAFKYGPALATCDDHAVYKTGAKEIAAQDGVSLTFMAKYDEREGNSCHIHLSLRDDEGRPVLAGERPHGFSTVMEHFLAGQLACLADFALLLAPNVNSYKRYVEGSFAPTAIAWGRDNRTCALRVVGHGSSLRFENRVPGGDVNPYLAVAALVAAGLYGVEHELPLEPEFTGNAYASAAPRVPATLRDAVDAFERSERAESAFGPDVVGHYVHAGRTELAAFDRAVTDWERRRGFERL
- a CDS encoding amino acid permease: MSVPRPPDDTDASPTPSDAAVPAPSDIPAPRDATPSSDEQRLRELGYVQELARSMSGFSNFAVSFSIVSILSGCLTLYGFGMNTGGPALITWGWPVVGLMTLCVGLSMAEICSSYPTAGGLYYWAAKLAPSRAPAWSWFTGWFNFLGQVAVTAGIDYGAATFLNALLDLQFGLSATPAHTVEIFAVILVAHGLLNTLGVRLVALFNDVSVWWHLLGVLIIVGVLVFVPDHHSSASFVFGKFVNDTGFHSPFYVAMLGLLLAQYTLTGYDASAHMTEETHDAARSGPRGIVNAIVVSLVAGWVLLLGLTFAIQDYDGERTSGSGVPPAQIFIDAIGHTGAKLLLLIVIGAQFFCGMASVTANSRMIYAFSRDGALPGSRLWHRINPRTQTPTSAVWLAAGGAFLLGLPALWNSTAYAAVTSVSVIGLYIAYVIPVYLRLRQGDTFVRGPWHLGRWSRPIGTVAVGWTALITVLFMLPTVSPITALSFNYTPVAVAVVLGFAGVWWLVSARRWFTGPRVQSSLQESDLVASDVEKS
- a CDS encoding FadR/GntR family transcriptional regulator, producing MSEMPEPAGAGTLSGAAFFRPVRAGNAFEETVERLLQVIKLGVVAQGERLPPQRELAERFNVSRVTLREALGSLEQAGYVESRRGRTGGTFVLHRAGGQDGPGPGRMAERAPDELEDTLAYRQALEIGAAELAAGRTLSPEERRHLDNRLRDTHSCDPVDYRQMDSRFHLAIAELSGSRSLAASIADTRMRLNDLLNAIPLLERNIEHSQAQHARIVAAILGGDPATARRAAEEHLAATASLLRGFLG
- a CDS encoding gamma-glutamyl-gamma-aminobutyrate hydrolase family protein, with the protein product MTRCPRRPLIGITGYLDDAAWGVWRQPAALVPHTYVESVTRAGGTAVVLPPQTDGAGDVLDRIDGLLLAGGPDVDPARYGAAPHPRTGSPHEARDAWEFGLLAGALDRDLPVLAVCRGMQVLNVALGGALVQHLPDRVGDSAHQPAPATFGRRTVRTRPGSFLHGVLGATAEVSCYHHQAVGALGAGLLPAAWSEDETVEALERPGGGFTVGVQWHPEADAADPRLFTAFVAAVRGVRGSAP